The Streptomyces sp. NBC_00440 genome contains a region encoding:
- a CDS encoding DUF2000 domain-containing protein, which yields MRTETAPDRAVPGHTTPDPAVPGPAADSLTGSARDGAPVRFDTKIAVLLHEDLETWQRLNVTAFLVSGLGLTVPEVVGEPYADADDTAYLPMFRQPVLVFEGTGATLTTAHSRVLSRALPRAVFTRDLFRTGNDRDNRAAVRAVGRDQLDLVGLAVYGPRNAVDKVLKGARMHP from the coding sequence ATGAGAACCGAGACCGCCCCCGACCGCGCCGTCCCCGGCCACACCACTCCCGACCCCGCCGTGCCCGGCCCCGCCGCCGACAGCCTCACGGGCAGCGCCCGCGACGGCGCACCGGTCCGCTTCGACACCAAGATCGCTGTACTGCTGCACGAGGACCTGGAGACCTGGCAGCGGCTGAATGTCACCGCGTTCCTGGTCAGCGGCCTGGGCCTGACGGTGCCCGAGGTGGTCGGCGAACCGTACGCCGACGCCGACGACACCGCCTATCTGCCGATGTTCCGGCAGCCCGTGCTGGTCTTCGAGGGCACTGGCGCGACGCTGACCACCGCGCACTCCCGGGTCCTGTCCCGCGCACTCCCCCGGGCCGTCTTCACCCGCGATCTGTTCCGTACGGGCAATGACCGGGACAACCGGGCGGCGGTCCGGGCGGTCGGGCGTGACCAGCTCGATCTGGTGGGGCTCGCGGTGTACGGCCCGCGCAACGCGGTGGACAAGGTATTGAAGGGGGCCCGGATGCACCCGTGA